Proteins encoded by one window of Azospirillum brasilense:
- a CDS encoding ABC1 kinase family protein: protein MPNTDENRLGGRIARYARVGTAVGGLAARFAGERVLGIPLERDRHAAELRAALGGLKGPLMKVAQLLSTIPDALPREYVQELSQLQADAPSMGWPFVKRRMASELGPAWHKRFRHFEQTAAAAASLGQVHRAVGLDGQTLACKLQYPDMASAVEADLRQLGLIFAIFERTDSAISTKQIQAEIGARLREELDYEREAKHARLYRAMLADTSGVHVPTVVPDLSTRRLLTLEWVEGRKILDFVKDHPDARDALAMNMFRAWYVPFYGYGIIHGDPHLGNYTVRPDRSINLLDFGCIRVFPARFVKGVIDLYDALQTGNQEKAVEAYRTWGFGNPTKELVDVLNIWARFVYAPIMDDRSRRIEETNSGHYGRETAAKVHAELRRVGGVEVPREFVFMDRAAIGLGSVFLHLQAEVNWYRLFQEMIQGFDVDVLHARQTAALTAQSLPLPE from the coding sequence ATGCCGAACACGGATGAGAACAGGCTTGGCGGCCGGATCGCGCGGTATGCGCGGGTCGGGACCGCCGTGGGGGGCCTTGCGGCCCGTTTCGCCGGAGAACGGGTGCTGGGCATCCCCCTGGAGCGGGATCGCCACGCCGCCGAACTGCGCGCCGCGCTGGGCGGGCTGAAGGGACCGTTGATGAAGGTGGCGCAACTGCTGTCCACCATCCCCGACGCCCTGCCCCGCGAGTATGTGCAGGAGCTGTCCCAACTCCAGGCCGACGCGCCGTCGATGGGCTGGCCCTTCGTCAAACGCCGCATGGCCAGCGAGCTTGGCCCCGCCTGGCACAAGCGCTTCCGGCACTTCGAACAGACCGCCGCCGCCGCCGCCTCGCTGGGGCAGGTGCACCGCGCCGTCGGGCTGGACGGGCAGACCCTCGCCTGCAAGCTCCAGTACCCGGACATGGCGTCCGCCGTGGAGGCCGACCTGCGCCAGCTCGGCCTGATCTTCGCCATCTTCGAGCGCACCGACAGCGCCATCTCCACCAAGCAGATCCAAGCCGAGATCGGCGCCCGGCTGCGCGAGGAGCTGGATTACGAGCGCGAGGCCAAGCACGCCCGCCTCTACCGCGCCATGCTGGCCGACACCTCCGGCGTCCATGTGCCGACGGTGGTGCCCGACCTGTCCACCCGCCGCCTGCTGACCCTGGAATGGGTGGAGGGGCGCAAGATCCTGGACTTCGTGAAGGACCATCCGGACGCCCGCGACGCGCTGGCGATGAACATGTTCCGGGCTTGGTACGTGCCCTTCTACGGCTACGGCATCATCCATGGCGACCCGCATCTGGGGAACTACACGGTGCGGCCCGACCGCTCCATCAACCTGCTGGATTTCGGCTGCATCCGCGTCTTCCCGGCCCGCTTCGTGAAGGGGGTGATCGACCTCTACGACGCGCTGCAGACCGGCAACCAGGAGAAGGCGGTGGAGGCCTACCGCACCTGGGGCTTCGGCAACCCGACCAAGGAGCTGGTGGACGTGCTGAACATCTGGGCGCGCTTCGTCTACGCCCCGATCATGGACGACCGCAGCCGCCGCATCGAGGAGACCAACTCCGGCCATTACGGCCGCGAGACCGCCGCCAAGGTTCACGCCGAGCTGCGCCGCGTCGGCGGGGTGGAGGTGCCGCGGGAGTTTGTCTTCATGGACCGCGCGGCGATCGGCCTTGGCTCCGTCTTCCTGCATCTCCAGGCCGAGGTGAACTGGTACCGGCTGTTCCAGGAGATGATCCAGGGCTTCGACGTGGACGTCCTGCACGCCCGCCAGACCGCCGCCCTGACCGCCCAGTCCCTCCCTTTGCCCGAGTAA
- a CDS encoding bacteriohemerythrin: MPTLSIPAWSPSLEVGNAIIDADHKETIELLAEAAKASDADLPAHFTAFAQHLRDHLAREEELMHQYGFPPTPIHVHEHNRVRLELEGITKRMAAGNLALVRGYLTEVVPEWFINHKNTMDSATAAWIRSQGG, encoded by the coding sequence ATGCCCACCCTCTCGATCCCCGCCTGGAGCCCGTCCCTGGAAGTCGGCAACGCCATCATCGACGCCGACCACAAGGAGACCATCGAGCTTCTGGCCGAAGCCGCCAAGGCGTCGGACGCCGACCTGCCTGCCCACTTCACCGCCTTCGCCCAGCACCTCCGCGACCATCTGGCCCGCGAGGAGGAGCTGATGCACCAGTACGGCTTCCCGCCGACGCCCATCCACGTGCACGAGCACAACCGCGTCCGTCTGGAGCTGGAAGGCATCACCAAGCGCATGGCCGCGGGCAATCTGGCCCTGGTCCGCGGTTACCTGACCGAGGTCGTGCCGGAGTGGTTCATCAACCACAAGAACACCATGGACAGCGCCACCGCCGCCTGGATCCGCAGCCAGGGCGGCTGA
- a CDS encoding M3 family oligoendopeptidase has protein sequence MPDTALAATGDGPDLGALPSWDLTDLYPGMDSPELKADLERMERASKDFYETYATKLAGLDGNAFAAAIREYEHIDEVLSRVMSYAGLVYNGNMTDPTIAKFYQSAQERVNGISTHLVFFTLEINRLDDKVLDAKLKASKDLARYAPWLRDVRLFREHQLSDEVERLLHEKHVVGRAAWNRLFDETIASLRFPIGGKELTCAEALNRLSDRRQEIRKEAGAVIGRVMGDNIRLFALVTNTLAKDKEIDDKWRNYKAPTSARNLSNRVEDEVVDALAAAVKDAYPALSHRYYAMKAKWFGQDHLDYWDRNAPLPDDTDRSIRWDEARDLVLGAYGRFSPDLAALGKRFFDNAWIDAPVRPGKAPGAFAHPTVPSVHPYLLVNYQGKTRDVMTLAHELGHGVHQILAGGQGHLLSDTPLTLAETASVFGEMLTFRALLDRETDPKRRKIMLASKVEDMLNTVVRQIAFFDFERRVHTERREGELTAERLGEIWMAVQTESLGPALRFDEGYRNYWSYIPHFIHSPFYVYAYAFGDCLVNSLYAVYQESETGFAEKYLAMLSAGGTLRHQELLAPFGLDASDPAFWQKGLNVIRGFVDELENQP, from the coding sequence ATGCCCGACACCGCCCTGGCCGCCACGGGGGACGGCCCGGACCTCGGCGCCCTGCCCTCCTGGGACCTGACCGACCTCTATCCGGGCATGGACTCGCCGGAGCTGAAGGCCGACCTGGAGCGGATGGAGCGCGCGTCCAAGGACTTCTACGAGACCTACGCGACCAAGCTGGCCGGGCTGGACGGCAACGCCTTCGCCGCCGCCATCCGCGAGTACGAGCACATCGACGAGGTGCTGTCGCGGGTGATGTCCTACGCCGGGCTGGTCTACAACGGCAACATGACCGACCCGACCATCGCCAAGTTCTACCAGTCGGCGCAGGAGCGGGTGAACGGCATCTCCACCCACCTCGTCTTCTTCACGCTGGAGATCAACCGGCTGGACGACAAGGTGCTGGACGCCAAGCTGAAGGCGTCGAAGGACCTCGCCCGCTACGCCCCCTGGCTGCGCGACGTCCGCCTGTTCCGCGAGCACCAGCTTTCCGACGAGGTCGAACGCCTGCTCCACGAGAAGCATGTGGTCGGGCGCGCCGCCTGGAACCGCCTGTTCGACGAGACCATCGCCAGCTTGCGCTTCCCCATCGGCGGGAAGGAGCTGACCTGCGCCGAGGCGCTGAACCGCCTGTCCGACCGCCGTCAGGAGATCCGCAAGGAGGCCGGGGCGGTGATCGGCCGGGTGATGGGCGACAACATCCGCCTGTTCGCGCTGGTCACCAACACGCTGGCCAAGGACAAGGAGATCGACGACAAGTGGCGCAACTACAAGGCGCCCACCTCGGCCCGCAACCTGTCCAACCGCGTCGAGGACGAGGTGGTGGACGCGCTGGCCGCGGCGGTGAAGGACGCCTACCCGGCCCTGTCCCACCGCTACTACGCGATGAAGGCCAAGTGGTTCGGGCAGGACCATCTGGATTACTGGGACCGCAACGCGCCGCTGCCCGACGACACCGACCGCAGCATCCGCTGGGACGAGGCGCGCGATCTCGTTCTGGGCGCCTACGGGCGCTTCTCGCCGGATCTGGCCGCGCTCGGCAAGCGCTTCTTCGACAACGCCTGGATCGACGCGCCGGTGCGCCCCGGCAAGGCGCCGGGCGCCTTCGCCCACCCCACGGTGCCGAGCGTCCACCCCTATCTGCTGGTCAACTACCAGGGCAAGACGCGCGACGTGATGACGCTGGCGCATGAGTTGGGCCACGGCGTGCACCAGATCCTGGCCGGCGGCCAGGGGCACCTGCTGTCCGACACGCCGCTGACCCTGGCGGAGACCGCGTCGGTGTTCGGCGAGATGCTGACCTTCCGCGCCCTGCTCGACCGCGAGACCGACCCGAAGCGCCGCAAGATCATGCTGGCCTCCAAGGTCGAGGACATGCTGAACACGGTGGTCCGCCAGATCGCCTTCTTCGACTTCGAGCGCCGCGTCCACACCGAGCGCCGCGAGGGCGAGCTGACGGCGGAGCGGCTGGGCGAGATCTGGATGGCGGTGCAGACCGAAAGCCTCGGCCCGGCGCTGCGCTTCGACGAGGGCTACCGGAACTACTGGTCCTACATCCCGCACTTCATCCACTCGCCCTTCTACGTCTACGCCTACGCGTTCGGCGACTGCCTCGTGAACTCGCTCTACGCGGTCTATCAGGAGTCGGAGACGGGCTTCGCGGAGAAGTACTTGGCGATGCTGTCGGCGGGCGGCACGCTGAGGCATCAGGAGCTTCTGGCCCCCTTCGGGCTGGACGCCAGCGATCCGGCCTTCTGGCAAAAGGGGCTGAACGTCATCCGCGGCTTTGTTGACGAGCTGGAAAATCAGCCCTGA
- a CDS encoding FAD-binding oxidoreductase gives MGDFTLRTADRRDATLSEDAVNDLAARLRGPLLTPQSPGYDEARTIWNAMIDRRPGLIARCAGAADVMQAVRFARENGLLVSVRGGGHNIAGNSLCDGGLLIDLGALRFVHVDPVSRTARVAPGATLGDLDRETQAFGLAVPVGINSTTGIAGLTLGGGFGWLTRKYGLTVDNLLGADVVTAEGKFLRASADENADLFWAIRGGGGNFGIVTSFTFRLHPVGPMVFAGLVVHPFAGAGELMRRYRDATAALPDEATAWMVLRKAPPLPFLPPDVHGKEVVVMPVICASDDEAAARKALEPVLSLGTPVGEHVGLMPYAAWQAAFDPLLVPGARNYWKSQNFTGLEDGLIDLLVEEAGRLPSDQCEIFVGLLGAAANRVPADATAYPHRDALFVMNVHARWNTPPEDSACIQWARGVSDQTARYATGGVYVNFVTDDEQRVQAAYGPNYERLRALKAKYDPTNLFCVNQNIAPGG, from the coding sequence ATGGGCGATTTCACGCTTCGCACCGCCGACCGGCGGGACGCGACCCTTTCCGAGGACGCCGTCAACGATCTTGCCGCCCGTCTGCGCGGCCCGCTGCTGACCCCGCAGTCGCCGGGCTATGACGAGGCCCGGACGATCTGGAACGCCATGATCGACCGCCGGCCCGGCCTGATCGCCCGCTGCGCCGGCGCCGCCGACGTCATGCAGGCGGTGCGCTTCGCGCGGGAGAACGGGCTGCTGGTCTCGGTGCGCGGCGGCGGTCACAACATCGCCGGCAACTCCCTGTGCGACGGCGGCCTGCTGATCGACCTCGGCGCCCTGCGCTTCGTCCATGTCGACCCGGTCAGCCGGACCGCGCGGGTGGCCCCCGGCGCCACGCTGGGCGATCTCGACCGGGAGACGCAGGCCTTCGGGCTGGCCGTGCCGGTCGGCATCAACTCCACCACCGGCATCGCCGGACTGACTTTGGGCGGCGGGTTCGGCTGGCTGACCCGAAAGTACGGGCTGACGGTGGACAATCTGCTGGGCGCCGACGTGGTCACCGCCGAAGGTAAGTTCCTGCGCGCCAGCGCCGACGAGAACGCCGACCTCTTCTGGGCCATCCGCGGCGGCGGCGGCAATTTCGGCATCGTCACCTCCTTCACCTTCCGCCTGCATCCCGTGGGGCCGATGGTCTTTGCCGGGCTGGTCGTCCACCCCTTCGCGGGGGCCGGCGAGCTGATGCGCCGCTACCGCGACGCCACGGCGGCCCTGCCGGACGAGGCCACCGCCTGGATGGTGCTGCGCAAGGCGCCGCCCCTGCCCTTCCTGCCGCCCGACGTGCATGGCAAGGAGGTGGTGGTCATGCCCGTCATCTGCGCCAGCGACGACGAGGCGGCGGCCCGCAAGGCGCTGGAACCGGTGCTGTCGTTGGGCACGCCCGTCGGGGAGCATGTCGGCCTCATGCCCTACGCGGCGTGGCAGGCGGCCTTCGACCCGCTTCTGGTGCCGGGCGCGCGGAACTACTGGAAATCGCAGAACTTCACCGGGCTGGAGGACGGGCTGATCGATCTGCTGGTCGAGGAGGCCGGGAGACTGCCCTCCGACCAATGCGAGATCTTCGTCGGCCTGCTCGGCGCCGCGGCCAATCGCGTGCCGGCGGACGCCACCGCCTACCCGCACCGCGACGCCCTGTTCGTCATGAACGTCCACGCGCGCTGGAACACCCCGCCGGAGGACAGCGCCTGCATCCAATGGGCGCGCGGCGTTTCTGACCAAACCGCCCGCTACGCCACCGGCGGTGTCTACGTGAACTTCGTCACCGACGACGAGCAGCGCGTCCAGGCCGCCTATGGGCCGAACTATGAGCGCCTGCGGGCGCTGAAGGCAAAATACGACCCGACCAACCTGTTCTGCGTGAACCAGAACATCGCGCCGGGCGGGTGA
- a CDS encoding extracellular catalytic domain type 1 short-chain-length polyhydroxyalkanoate depolymerase codes for MRLRKPVLAAFFLLSWLLPVAAAPAQPAPVELPAGSYDAQGTALSALVYVPDSARARGKVPLLVLLHGCEQDARTFFEDSGWKDMADAHGFVALLPAQKHNLFSMVGTGGFGRYGNPLGCFNFADRLNSPLKGFVPSEAAAIASMVGAVVSGKGLGANGPTVDAEQVSVTGLSAGAGMAAVLLADYSQLFAGGALFAGVPVMCAQSMQSAASLCGISVSRGCAEVKARSGGYDSREWTKAVQRARHPAGRPRVLIVQGTADCTVDPQNALYLTNQWTAFHGLKADAPVVIGQEPSWPERAVRQGFAPAGANALWVETVLLKDVGHVMPIDTGNPQRPCGRVRVSETKTYIEDVGFCGAALAAGFLQLEQ; via the coding sequence GTGCGCTTACGAAAGCCGGTTCTCGCGGCGTTCTTTCTTCTGTCATGGCTTCTCCCCGTCGCCGCGGCGCCGGCTCAACCGGCCCCTGTCGAACTTCCGGCCGGCAGCTACGACGCGCAGGGCACCGCCCTGTCGGCCCTGGTCTATGTGCCGGACAGCGCGCGGGCGCGCGGCAAGGTGCCCCTGCTGGTCCTGCTGCACGGCTGCGAGCAGGACGCCCGCACCTTCTTCGAGGATTCGGGCTGGAAGGACATGGCCGACGCCCATGGCTTCGTCGCCCTATTGCCGGCGCAGAAGCACAATCTGTTCTCCATGGTGGGGACGGGAGGCTTCGGGCGCTACGGCAACCCGCTTGGCTGCTTCAACTTCGCCGACCGGCTGAACAGCCCGCTGAAGGGCTTCGTGCCGAGCGAGGCGGCGGCCATCGCCTCGATGGTCGGCGCGGTCGTCTCCGGCAAGGGACTGGGCGCCAACGGCCCGACGGTGGACGCGGAACAGGTGTCGGTCACCGGCCTGTCGGCGGGGGCCGGCATGGCGGCGGTCCTGCTGGCCGATTATTCGCAGCTTTTCGCCGGTGGGGCGCTGTTCGCGGGCGTGCCGGTGATGTGCGCGCAGAGCATGCAGTCGGCCGCGTCGCTCTGCGGCATCTCCGTGTCGCGCGGCTGCGCCGAGGTGAAGGCGCGCTCCGGCGGCTACGACAGCCGCGAATGGACGAAGGCGGTCCAGCGCGCCCGGCACCCCGCCGGGCGTCCGCGCGTGCTGATCGTCCAGGGGACGGCGGACTGCACCGTGGATCCGCAGAACGCCCTGTACCTGACCAACCAGTGGACGGCCTTCCACGGCCTGAAGGCGGATGCCCCCGTGGTCATCGGTCAGGAGCCGTCCTGGCCGGAGCGCGCCGTGCGGCAGGGCTTCGCCCCGGCGGGCGCCAACGCCCTGTGGGTGGAGACGGTGCTTCTGAAGGACGTCGGCCACGTCATGCCCATCGACACCGGCAACCCGCAGCGCCCCTGCGGGCGGGTGCGGGTGTCGGAGACGAAGACCTACATCGAGGATGTCGGCTTCTGCGGCGCGGCGCTGGCCGCCGGCTTCCTGCAACTGGAACAGTAA